A genomic window from Pocillopora verrucosa isolate sample1 chromosome 7, ASM3666991v2, whole genome shotgun sequence includes:
- the LOC131785143 gene encoding leucine-rich repeat serine/threonine-protein kinase 1-like has product MGTEELPLRSQVVRGECRGQAVAIEFYIKSDESEPFRHYREARKELNKLLRVRQHPFLTNIISVSLCPLCLVLELAGRGALTEILSSPNLLDHIVLFQTAYQVADALRFLHGIDVIYRDLKPENVLVWSLEEHADLHVKLIDFCTANFATSTGLISCTGSPGNHAPEMLGSPNKEEYTFQVDVYSYAILLYRIITRLIPFIGYDLGAKINAAVIAGERPQWKHVPIQYMHIMAPFVLIAARGEFALVNAYYTWSESRYKYVASMRFDQPVSCVASNDEYVYPGLHDGNVHCILETDMKKIFRKRAFHSFNVGRHRILVLTAAQDIRVTQRSR; this is encoded by the exons ATGGGGACAGAGGAGCTCCCCCTAAGATCCCAG GTCGTTCGCGGGGAATGCCGAGGACAGGCAGTCGCCATCGAGTTCTACATTAAAAGTGATGAATCCGAACCCTTCAGGCATTACCGCGAGGCGCGCAAGGAACTGAACAAGCTGCTTCGTGTACGACAGCATCCTTTCCTTACCAACATCATCAGTGTGTCTTTGTGCCCCTTGTGCCTTGTGCTGGAACTAGCAGGGCGCGGGGCTCTCACCGAGATCTTATCCAGCCCAAACTTGCTTGATCACATTGTCCTCTTTCAGACTGCATATCAAGTTGCAGACGCACTGAGATTCCTTCATGGCATAGATGTCATCTATAGAGACTTAAAACCGGAAAACGTCCTTGTTTGGTCCTTGGAGGAACACGCTGATCTTCACGTCAAGCTCATTGATTTTTGCACGGCGAACTTCGCGACTTCGACTGGGTTGATCTCATGCACTGGATCTCCCGGTAACCATGCACCTGAGATGTTGGGATCACCAAACAAAGAGGAATACACCTTTCAAGTAGACGTATATTCGTATGCGATCCTCCTTTACCGAATTATCACCCGCTTAATTCCGTTCATCGGATACGATTTAGGTGCAAAAATCAACGCGGCTGTAATTGCTGGAGAGCGTCCGCAGTGGAAACACGTTCCG ATCCAGTACATGCATATTATGGCACCTTTCGTTTTAATCGCTGCCCGTGGAGAGTTTGCCTTGGTCAATGCTTACTACACTTGGAGTGAGTCGCGTTACAAGTACGTGGCATCCATGAGATTCGACCAACCAGTTAGCTGTGTCGCATCAAACGATGAGTACGTGTATCCTGGACTTCACGATGGAAATGTGCATTGTATCTTGGAAACAGATATGAAGAAGATCTTCAGGAAACGTGCTTTTCACAGCTTCAATGTTGGACGCCACCGAATTCTGGTACTCACAGCAGCACAGGATATCCGAGTCACACAAAGATCACGATGA
- the LOC131799834 gene encoding protein kinase C delta type-like, which yields MGESYTYSVDWWSFGVTLFLMLTGKLPFYGKDKRQLFENIVYTTPDIPNWLGRETRDCLFKLLQKCPDVRLGVDNFQYHPFFSCLQSSEPLAIACGPSAVNTTAENEINYISGFSSLLSDDANIIIADDALSN from the exons ATGGGAGAGTCTTATACTTACTCTGTCGACTGGTGGTCCTTTGGCGTGACTTTATTCCTGATGCTGACCGGCAAG CTACCATTTTATGGTAAAGACAAGAGACAACTTTTCGAAAACATCGTATACACAACGCCTGATATCCCCAATTGGCTTGGGAGAGAGACCAGAGATTGCCTTTTCAAG CTTCTCCAAAAATGCCCAGATGTGAGGCTTGGCGTTGACAATTTCCAATACCATCCGTTCTTCAGCTGTCTTCAGTCTTCAGAACCTCTCGCAATTGCATGTGGTCCATCCGCGGTAAATACGACAGCAGAGAATGAG ATTAACTACATCTCTGGATTTTCATCTTTACTGTCAGACGATGCAAATATCATCATTGCG GATGACGCTCTTTCAAATTAA